A genomic stretch from Anticarsia gemmatalis isolate Benzon Research Colony breed Stoneville strain chromosome 26, ilAntGemm2 primary, whole genome shotgun sequence includes:
- the LOC142984134 gene encoding uncharacterized protein LOC142984134 isoform X1 produces the protein MTVMVKRWYRSRRNQIVIFIIIILCIAYYISLNDSLQREPDLDLTRSVARANVFTPTTKEPPLVTTFNINNRPSVLKYIESRLQEALKEDKGTGCEIPKLDPFAKEVTQFDKDLPKVVCSGQDWVRCYHSKCKVVPEVLKDTKNIECTYSDIIYDSDASYHLGHGVMVYNEGEYTLRRSDHVKIVCTGNRGGSLIKTKWIGYATAFRNSVERKPSPPGREDTLNVLIFGFDSTSKNGFIRRMPKSYKYLTEVMKGTVLNGYNIVGDGTPAALFPILVGKTELELPDVRKSMRNNGSMDSMPFIFNRLKEDGYRTAYFEDMPWIGTFQYRFNGFRHQPADHYLRSFYLEESKGGKSWSKHKYCVGDRPQYQMMMNITDQFLRLDGKKYIFTFIADITHDDFNKIATADEDMVQFLATLVQRNVLEDTIVMVMGDHGPRYANVRDTFQGKLEERLPLMCILLPEKLKRARPSVQAALEQNVNALTTPHDIHATVLDALDLRDWYNPYKVTGADLPRGMSLLEPIPRNRSCSEAGIEPHWCACLAWHNVSESEPVYLKAATAFMDYINSLTEEVRSQCVLRTLTEIKWVMKQKANQRMLSFVSAKDADGYVGKFAGPIKLHSENYQLKVVVGPGRGIYEASLKYLIAEDRFLIDTRDISRTNAYGEEPSCMSAKLPHLNPYCYCKDYVSRRV, from the exons ATGACAGTCATGGTGAAGCGATGGTACCGATCTCGAAGGAATCAAAtcgtcatatttattataattatattatgtatagcttattatataagtttaaatgaTAGCCTTCAAAGGGAACCTGATTTGGATTTAACAAGGAG TGTTGCACGTGCTAATGTTTTCACTCCAACTACTAAAGAACCCCCGTTGGTTACTACCTTTAATATCAATAACAG GCCTTCAGTGCTTAA ATATATAGAGAGTAGGCTGCAAGAAGCGTTAAAGGAGGACAAGGGGACAGGCTGTGAGATACCCAAGCTGGACCCCTTCGCTAAGGAAGTCACGCAGTTTGATAAAGACCTCCCTAAAGTGGTCTGTAGCGGGCAAGACTGGGTTAGATGTTAT CACTCAAAATGCAAGGTAGTACCCGAAGTGTTGAAGGACACGAAGAATATAGAATGTACATACAGCGATATTATATACGACAGTGACGCCAGCTACCACCTGGGGCATGGCGTGATGGTCTACAACGAGGGGGAGTACACCCTCAGGAGGAGTGACCATGTCAAGATTGTGTGCACCGGGAATAGGGGTGGAAG tttgataaaaacaaaatggatTGGTTACGCAACGGCTTTCCGTAACTCAGTGGAAAGGAAGCCGTCACCCCCTGGCAGGGAGGATACCCTCAACGTGCTCAtatttgggttcgattccacgTCCAAGAACGGCTTCATTAGACGCATGCCCAAGAGTTATAAGTATCTTACTGAAGTTATGAAGGGGACTGTGCTTAATGG TTACAACATAGTAGGCGACGGCACCCCGGCGGCATTGTTTCCTATCCTAGTGGGCAAGACTGAGTTGGAGCTACCAGACGTACGCAAGAGTATGAGAAACAACGGCTCCATGGATTCCATgccttttatatttaataggcTCAAGGAAGATGG GTACCGTACAGCATACTTCGAAGACATGCCCTGGATAGGCACGTTCCAGTACCGGTTCAACGGCTTCCGTCACCAGCCGGCCGACCACTACCTGAGGTCGTTCTACCTGGAGGAGTCCAAGGGCGGCAAGTCCTGGAGTAAACATAAGTACTGTGTGGGAGACCGGCCGCAGTATCAGATGATGATGAATATTACTGATCAG TTCCTCCGGTTAGACGGTAAGAAGTATATCTTCACGTTCATAGCGGACATCACTCACGATGACTTCAACAAGATAGCGACGGCTGACGAAGACATGGTGCAGTTCCTCGCCACCTTGGTGCAGAGGAATGTGCTCGAAGACACCATCGTTATGGTCATGGGAGACCATGGGCCTAG ATACGCAAACGTGCGAGACACATTTCAAGGTAAATTAGAAGAACGTTTGCCTCTAATGTGTATTCTTCTACCAGAGAAGTTGAAACGCGCTCGGCCGTCGGTCCAGGCGGCCTTGGAACAGAATGTGAATGCTCTCACCACCCCTCATGATATTCACGCCACCGTGTTAGATGCTCTCGATCTTAGAGACTGGTATAACCCTTATAAGGTCACTGGCGCTGATTTGCCGAGAGGAATGAGTTTGTTGGAGCCT ATCCCACGCAACCGATCGTGCAGTGaggcgggaatcgaaccccacTGGTGCGCGTGTCTCGCCTGGCACAACGTGTCGGAATCTGAACCTGTCTACCTCAAAGCTGCCACTGCCTTCATGGACTATATCAATTCATTGACGGAAGAAGTGCG TTCCCAGTGCGTATTACGTACACTAACAGAGATCAAATGGGTGATGAAGCAGAAAGCGAACCAGCGCATGTTATCATTCGTATCAGCTAAAGACGCGGACGGGTACGTGGGCAAGTTCGCCGGACCTATCAAGTTGCACTCCGAGAACTATCAACTTAAG GTGGTGGTAGGTCCAGGGCGGGGTATATACGAAGCGTCGTTGAAGTACCTCATAGCAGAAGACAGATTCCTAATCGATACAAGAGATATCTCTAGAACGAATGC atacGGTGAAGAGCCAAGTTGTATGAGTGCAAAACTACCACATTTAAATCCATACTGTTACTGCAAAGATTACGTCAGCCGAAGGGTCTGA
- the LOC142984134 gene encoding uncharacterized protein LOC142984134 isoform X3, with product MTVMVKRWYRSRRNQIVIFIIIILCIAYYISLNDSLQREPDLDLTRRYIESRLQEALKEDKGTGCEIPKLDPFAKEVTQFDKDLPKVVCSGQDWVRCYHSKCKVVPEVLKDTKNIECTYSDIIYDSDASYHLGHGVMVYNEGEYTLRRSDHVKIVCTGNRGGSLIKTKWIGYATAFRNSVERKPSPPGREDTLNVLIFGFDSTSKNGFIRRMPKSYKYLTEVMKGTVLNGYNIVGDGTPAALFPILVGKTELELPDVRKSMRNNGSMDSMPFIFNRLKEDGYRTAYFEDMPWIGTFQYRFNGFRHQPADHYLRSFYLEESKGGKSWSKHKYCVGDRPQYQMMMNITDQFLRLDGKKYIFTFIADITHDDFNKIATADEDMVQFLATLVQRNVLEDTIVMVMGDHGPRYANVRDTFQGKLEERLPLMCILLPEKLKRARPSVQAALEQNVNALTTPHDIHATVLDALDLRDWYNPYKVTGADLPRGMSLLEPIPRNRSCSEAGIEPHWCACLAWHNVSESEPVYLKAATAFMDYINSLTEEVRSQCVLRTLTEIKWVMKQKANQRMLSFVSAKDADGYVGKFAGPIKLHSENYQLKVVVGPGRGIYEASLKYLIAEDRFLIDTRDISRTNAYGEEPSCMSAKLPHLNPYCYCKDYVSRRV from the exons ATGACAGTCATGGTGAAGCGATGGTACCGATCTCGAAGGAATCAAAtcgtcatatttattataattatattatgtatagcttattatataagtttaaatgaTAGCCTTCAAAGGGAACCTGATTTGGATTTAACAAGGAG ATATATAGAGAGTAGGCTGCAAGAAGCGTTAAAGGAGGACAAGGGGACAGGCTGTGAGATACCCAAGCTGGACCCCTTCGCTAAGGAAGTCACGCAGTTTGATAAAGACCTCCCTAAAGTGGTCTGTAGCGGGCAAGACTGGGTTAGATGTTAT CACTCAAAATGCAAGGTAGTACCCGAAGTGTTGAAGGACACGAAGAATATAGAATGTACATACAGCGATATTATATACGACAGTGACGCCAGCTACCACCTGGGGCATGGCGTGATGGTCTACAACGAGGGGGAGTACACCCTCAGGAGGAGTGACCATGTCAAGATTGTGTGCACCGGGAATAGGGGTGGAAG tttgataaaaacaaaatggatTGGTTACGCAACGGCTTTCCGTAACTCAGTGGAAAGGAAGCCGTCACCCCCTGGCAGGGAGGATACCCTCAACGTGCTCAtatttgggttcgattccacgTCCAAGAACGGCTTCATTAGACGCATGCCCAAGAGTTATAAGTATCTTACTGAAGTTATGAAGGGGACTGTGCTTAATGG TTACAACATAGTAGGCGACGGCACCCCGGCGGCATTGTTTCCTATCCTAGTGGGCAAGACTGAGTTGGAGCTACCAGACGTACGCAAGAGTATGAGAAACAACGGCTCCATGGATTCCATgccttttatatttaataggcTCAAGGAAGATGG GTACCGTACAGCATACTTCGAAGACATGCCCTGGATAGGCACGTTCCAGTACCGGTTCAACGGCTTCCGTCACCAGCCGGCCGACCACTACCTGAGGTCGTTCTACCTGGAGGAGTCCAAGGGCGGCAAGTCCTGGAGTAAACATAAGTACTGTGTGGGAGACCGGCCGCAGTATCAGATGATGATGAATATTACTGATCAG TTCCTCCGGTTAGACGGTAAGAAGTATATCTTCACGTTCATAGCGGACATCACTCACGATGACTTCAACAAGATAGCGACGGCTGACGAAGACATGGTGCAGTTCCTCGCCACCTTGGTGCAGAGGAATGTGCTCGAAGACACCATCGTTATGGTCATGGGAGACCATGGGCCTAG ATACGCAAACGTGCGAGACACATTTCAAGGTAAATTAGAAGAACGTTTGCCTCTAATGTGTATTCTTCTACCAGAGAAGTTGAAACGCGCTCGGCCGTCGGTCCAGGCGGCCTTGGAACAGAATGTGAATGCTCTCACCACCCCTCATGATATTCACGCCACCGTGTTAGATGCTCTCGATCTTAGAGACTGGTATAACCCTTATAAGGTCACTGGCGCTGATTTGCCGAGAGGAATGAGTTTGTTGGAGCCT ATCCCACGCAACCGATCGTGCAGTGaggcgggaatcgaaccccacTGGTGCGCGTGTCTCGCCTGGCACAACGTGTCGGAATCTGAACCTGTCTACCTCAAAGCTGCCACTGCCTTCATGGACTATATCAATTCATTGACGGAAGAAGTGCG TTCCCAGTGCGTATTACGTACACTAACAGAGATCAAATGGGTGATGAAGCAGAAAGCGAACCAGCGCATGTTATCATTCGTATCAGCTAAAGACGCGGACGGGTACGTGGGCAAGTTCGCCGGACCTATCAAGTTGCACTCCGAGAACTATCAACTTAAG GTGGTGGTAGGTCCAGGGCGGGGTATATACGAAGCGTCGTTGAAGTACCTCATAGCAGAAGACAGATTCCTAATCGATACAAGAGATATCTCTAGAACGAATGC atacGGTGAAGAGCCAAGTTGTATGAGTGCAAAACTACCACATTTAAATCCATACTGTTACTGCAAAGATTACGTCAGCCGAAGGGTCTGA
- the LOC142984134 gene encoding uncharacterized protein LOC142984134 isoform X2, producing MTVMVKRWYRSRRNQIVIFIIIILCIAYYISLNDSLQREPDLDLTRRPSVLKYIESRLQEALKEDKGTGCEIPKLDPFAKEVTQFDKDLPKVVCSGQDWVRCYHSKCKVVPEVLKDTKNIECTYSDIIYDSDASYHLGHGVMVYNEGEYTLRRSDHVKIVCTGNRGGSLIKTKWIGYATAFRNSVERKPSPPGREDTLNVLIFGFDSTSKNGFIRRMPKSYKYLTEVMKGTVLNGYNIVGDGTPAALFPILVGKTELELPDVRKSMRNNGSMDSMPFIFNRLKEDGYRTAYFEDMPWIGTFQYRFNGFRHQPADHYLRSFYLEESKGGKSWSKHKYCVGDRPQYQMMMNITDQFLRLDGKKYIFTFIADITHDDFNKIATADEDMVQFLATLVQRNVLEDTIVMVMGDHGPRYANVRDTFQGKLEERLPLMCILLPEKLKRARPSVQAALEQNVNALTTPHDIHATVLDALDLRDWYNPYKVTGADLPRGMSLLEPIPRNRSCSEAGIEPHWCACLAWHNVSESEPVYLKAATAFMDYINSLTEEVRSQCVLRTLTEIKWVMKQKANQRMLSFVSAKDADGYVGKFAGPIKLHSENYQLKVVVGPGRGIYEASLKYLIAEDRFLIDTRDISRTNAYGEEPSCMSAKLPHLNPYCYCKDYVSRRV from the exons ATGACAGTCATGGTGAAGCGATGGTACCGATCTCGAAGGAATCAAAtcgtcatatttattataattatattatgtatagcttattatataagtttaaatgaTAGCCTTCAAAGGGAACCTGATTTGGATTTAACAAGGAG GCCTTCAGTGCTTAA ATATATAGAGAGTAGGCTGCAAGAAGCGTTAAAGGAGGACAAGGGGACAGGCTGTGAGATACCCAAGCTGGACCCCTTCGCTAAGGAAGTCACGCAGTTTGATAAAGACCTCCCTAAAGTGGTCTGTAGCGGGCAAGACTGGGTTAGATGTTAT CACTCAAAATGCAAGGTAGTACCCGAAGTGTTGAAGGACACGAAGAATATAGAATGTACATACAGCGATATTATATACGACAGTGACGCCAGCTACCACCTGGGGCATGGCGTGATGGTCTACAACGAGGGGGAGTACACCCTCAGGAGGAGTGACCATGTCAAGATTGTGTGCACCGGGAATAGGGGTGGAAG tttgataaaaacaaaatggatTGGTTACGCAACGGCTTTCCGTAACTCAGTGGAAAGGAAGCCGTCACCCCCTGGCAGGGAGGATACCCTCAACGTGCTCAtatttgggttcgattccacgTCCAAGAACGGCTTCATTAGACGCATGCCCAAGAGTTATAAGTATCTTACTGAAGTTATGAAGGGGACTGTGCTTAATGG TTACAACATAGTAGGCGACGGCACCCCGGCGGCATTGTTTCCTATCCTAGTGGGCAAGACTGAGTTGGAGCTACCAGACGTACGCAAGAGTATGAGAAACAACGGCTCCATGGATTCCATgccttttatatttaataggcTCAAGGAAGATGG GTACCGTACAGCATACTTCGAAGACATGCCCTGGATAGGCACGTTCCAGTACCGGTTCAACGGCTTCCGTCACCAGCCGGCCGACCACTACCTGAGGTCGTTCTACCTGGAGGAGTCCAAGGGCGGCAAGTCCTGGAGTAAACATAAGTACTGTGTGGGAGACCGGCCGCAGTATCAGATGATGATGAATATTACTGATCAG TTCCTCCGGTTAGACGGTAAGAAGTATATCTTCACGTTCATAGCGGACATCACTCACGATGACTTCAACAAGATAGCGACGGCTGACGAAGACATGGTGCAGTTCCTCGCCACCTTGGTGCAGAGGAATGTGCTCGAAGACACCATCGTTATGGTCATGGGAGACCATGGGCCTAG ATACGCAAACGTGCGAGACACATTTCAAGGTAAATTAGAAGAACGTTTGCCTCTAATGTGTATTCTTCTACCAGAGAAGTTGAAACGCGCTCGGCCGTCGGTCCAGGCGGCCTTGGAACAGAATGTGAATGCTCTCACCACCCCTCATGATATTCACGCCACCGTGTTAGATGCTCTCGATCTTAGAGACTGGTATAACCCTTATAAGGTCACTGGCGCTGATTTGCCGAGAGGAATGAGTTTGTTGGAGCCT ATCCCACGCAACCGATCGTGCAGTGaggcgggaatcgaaccccacTGGTGCGCGTGTCTCGCCTGGCACAACGTGTCGGAATCTGAACCTGTCTACCTCAAAGCTGCCACTGCCTTCATGGACTATATCAATTCATTGACGGAAGAAGTGCG TTCCCAGTGCGTATTACGTACACTAACAGAGATCAAATGGGTGATGAAGCAGAAAGCGAACCAGCGCATGTTATCATTCGTATCAGCTAAAGACGCGGACGGGTACGTGGGCAAGTTCGCCGGACCTATCAAGTTGCACTCCGAGAACTATCAACTTAAG GTGGTGGTAGGTCCAGGGCGGGGTATATACGAAGCGTCGTTGAAGTACCTCATAGCAGAAGACAGATTCCTAATCGATACAAGAGATATCTCTAGAACGAATGC atacGGTGAAGAGCCAAGTTGTATGAGTGCAAAACTACCACATTTAAATCCATACTGTTACTGCAAAGATTACGTCAGCCGAAGGGTCTGA